The following are encoded in a window of Bacteroidota bacterium genomic DNA:
- a CDS encoding PKD domain-containing protein translates to MKNIITKSKSFILIRIIFITILLLHSIQNTFAQNVINVFHSGGTGDDYGKEIAYKDDGRYYLTGNFNSTANIFGETLSSQNPNFDDIFISCFDTSGQNIFTKSIGSMKDDIARGIAIDSTGRTYVTGTFNDSLQFADTTIYNPCGNSPNSGKGIFLIKYSPQGNRLWEKVVCGTKTTANSKVLLDPFGKVWLIGNYENGGVLIDTLNLSGSGNTNIFIARFTKNGNLEFANGISASGSGPSQCLLTGITVNNQGAVFISGYYKYANHINGFSVPDGSYYKPFIMKMDYSGNIQWVSGSSSNNNCYSKGFINDISGNSYITGYFQGTTTFGSQTIASNGGYDYFIACCSSSGQWQWAESVGNTGNDYAFGISLNSQNELFITGRFENSLSFAGQNLISNGGTDIFLAKYDLAGGFLAAQSYGGSADDGAYNVYITENDTIIITGYFQNTMTIDTITTTSNGGKDIFVASFLDTIACNVPNSYINIINNYTEISLSTSFQYDTSQYFLTWQMGDGTEFYQTTSIVYDYQAIDTFYISLHIVDKNDSLCFKDFYETVITMCILDELQISKQINNTSVSLETSYSLDTSQYSITWNMGDGTEFYQTTSVEYDYQAIDTFNTILYIEYNNDSLCFINLFETVITNCFLDNLDFSMQMNNNNVVFETSYFIDTNQFQIVWDVGDSTSITNLNNPVHYYNSYGYKSITLSATYLPDSTCNIQIQKILNIDNLPCITTPEIVIHENIDKHAIFELIPNVDTINYQILWDLEYGTIVYDQNLIDHIFPYNYITYLTCQISHIADSNCVITVEKEIDLDCYDEIGFDYWETTDEWPGGWEYHVWADIVYDEPPNSYAFVCDCGNGDVDSLVNDWDWSCYYDVAGNYEISFYVWDLEDSTCHGDAGDFTITVEEPDCSVAGGIGNVSLWPFDSMTVAVQAGAPQMEYSFYWNFGDGSSGGGSEEWHTYSDYGVYTICLTTTNNWGVGCSETSYYNFTLGIGGCNDTLALNYNPNADFNNGSCIYADTQSISLSLGWSIFSTYIEPFENNIDSIFQEIVGNTILVKNQMGLIYYPLYSIISLDTIALGQGYLVKMANGAILNVTGIICQPQNSPILLTEGWNTIGYLRQSSANILQMFSSIESNTEIVKDDSGNIYWPQFNFNNIGNMLPGKGYQVKMISADTLVYPAN, encoded by the coding sequence ATGAAGAATATAATTACAAAATCTAAATCATTTATTCTAATAAGAATCATTTTTATAACAATATTGCTTTTGCATAGTATTCAAAACACTTTTGCACAAAATGTTATTAATGTTTTTCATTCGGGAGGTACAGGAGACGATTATGGAAAAGAGATTGCCTATAAAGATGATGGGAGATATTATCTTACAGGAAATTTTAATTCTACTGCAAATATTTTTGGTGAAACACTAAGCAGCCAGAATCCAAATTTTGACGATATTTTTATTTCATGTTTTGATACCAGTGGACAAAATATTTTTACAAAAAGTATTGGTAGCATGAAGGATGACATTGCTAGAGGAATTGCTATTGATTCTACTGGTCGTACTTATGTTACTGGCACTTTCAATGATTCATTGCAATTTGCTGATACCACGATTTATAATCCATGTGGAAATAGTCCAAATTCCGGAAAAGGAATATTTTTAATAAAATACTCTCCACAAGGAAATCGTTTGTGGGAAAAGGTTGTTTGTGGAACTAAAACAACTGCAAACTCAAAGGTATTATTAGATCCTTTCGGTAAGGTGTGGTTAATTGGAAACTATGAAAATGGTGGTGTTTTAATTGATACTTTAAACCTATCCGGTTCAGGAAATACCAATATATTTATTGCTAGATTTACAAAAAATGGCAATTTAGAATTTGCTAATGGAATTAGTGCTAGTGGTAGTGGTCCCAGTCAGTGTTTACTTACAGGGATAACTGTCAATAATCAGGGTGCTGTATTTATTTCAGGATATTATAAATATGCAAACCATATTAATGGCTTTTCTGTACCTGACGGTAGTTACTATAAACCCTTTATTATGAAAATGGATTATAGCGGTAATATTCAATGGGTTAGCGGTTCATCTTCTAATAACAATTGCTATTCAAAAGGCTTTATCAATGATATCTCAGGTAATTCTTATATTACAGGCTATTTTCAAGGCACTACAACTTTTGGTAGTCAAACAATAGCAAGCAATGGTGGATACGATTACTTTATTGCTTGTTGCAGTTCATCGGGGCAATGGCAGTGGGCTGAAAGTGTAGGGAATACTGGTAACGACTATGCTTTTGGAATTTCGTTAAACTCACAAAATGAACTATTCATCACCGGGAGGTTCGAAAACAGTTTAAGTTTTGCAGGACAAAATCTAATTTCGAATGGTGGTACAGATATTTTTCTGGCGAAATATGATTTGGCTGGAGGTTTCCTTGCAGCCCAATCTTATGGTGGCAGTGCCGATGACGGAGCTTACAATGTCTACATAACCGAGAATGATACAATTATTATAACAGGCTACTTCCAAAACACTATGACAATAGACACTATTACAACAACAAGCAATGGTGGCAAAGATATTTTTGTGGCAAGTTTTTTAGATACAATAGCTTGCAATGTTCCAAATTCTTATATAAATATTATTAATAATTACACTGAAATTTCTTTATCTACTTCATTTCAATATGATACTTCTCAATATTTCTTAACATGGCAAATGGGGGACGGTACAGAATTTTACCAAACTACTTCTATTGTGTATGATTATCAGGCAATTGATACTTTCTACATATCATTACATATTGTAGATAAAAACGACAGCCTTTGTTTTAAGGATTTCTATGAAACAGTAATAACTATGTGTATCTTAGATGAGCTACAAATATCAAAACAGATAAATAACACTTCTGTATCATTGGAGACCTCGTACTCATTAGATACTTCCCAATATTCAATCACCTGGAATATGGGCGATGGTACAGAATTTTACCAAACTACTTCTGTTGAATATGATTATCAGGCAATTGATACTTTCAATACTATCTTATATATTGAATATAATAATGATAGTCTCTGTTTTATAAACTTGTTTGAAACAGTGATAACTAATTGTTTTTTAGATAATCTCGATTTTTCCATGCAAATGAATAACAATAATGTTGTGTTCGAAACTTCATATTTTATTGACACAAATCAGTTTCAGATTGTTTGGGATGTTGGAGATTCAACAAGCATTACAAACCTAAACAATCCTGTCCATTACTACAATTCCTATGGCTATAAATCTATCACACTTTCTGCAACATATTTGCCGGATAGTACTTGTAATATACAAATACAGAAAATTCTCAATATTGATAACCTTCCATGTATTACAACTCCCGAAATTGTTATTCATGAAAATATTGACAAACATGCAATTTTTGAACTAATACCAAATGTCGATACTATAAATTATCAGATATTGTGGGACCTTGAATATGGAACCATAGTTTATGATCAAAACCTAATAGATCATATTTTCCCTTATAATTATATTACTTATTTAACTTGCCAGATATCACATATTGCAGATTCTAATTGTGTTATTACTGTCGAAAAAGAGATAGATCTTGATTGTTACGATGAGATAGGCTTTGATTATTGGGAAACCACAGATGAATGGCCTGGAGGATGGGAATATCACGTTTGGGCAGACATAGTTTATGACGAGCCACCAAATAGTTATGCTTTTGTTTGTGATTGTGGTAACGGAGATGTAGATAGTTTAGTAAACGACTGGGATTGGAGTTGCTATTATGATGTTGCTGGAAACTATGAAATCTCTTTTTATGTATGGGACTTGGAAGATTCTACATGTCATGGAGATGCTGGAGACTTTACCATAACTGTTGAAGAACCGGATTGCTCGGTAGCAGGTGGTATAGGCAATGTATCTTTATGGCCTTTCGATAGTATGACAGTTGCAGTTCAAGCTGGTGCACCTCAAATGGAATATTCATTTTATTGGAATTTTGGTGATGGATCATCAGGAGGAGGTTCTGAAGAATGGCATACATATTCAGATTATGGAGTTTATACAATTTGCTTGACAACCACGAATAATTGGGGTGTGGGCTGTTCCGAAACTTCTTATTATAATTTTACTCTTGGTATAGGAGGCTGCAATGATACGCTTGCACTTAATTACAACCCAAACGCAGATTTCAATAATGGTTCTTGCATTTATGCTGATACACAATCAATATCATTGTCACTTGGCTGGAGCATTTTCTCGACATACATTGAGCCATTTGAAAACAATATAGATAGCATTTTTCAGGAAATAGTAGGAAACACAATATTGGTAAAAAACCAAATGGGTTTAATTTATTATCCACTGTATTCTATAATTTCACTAGATACGATAGCACTAGGTCAGGGTTATCTGGTAAAAATGGCAAATGGGGCAATTCTAAATGTTACTGGAATAATTTGCCAGCCTCAAAACTCACCAATTTTGCTCACAGAAGGCTGGAACACCATTGGCTATCTGCGGCAATCGTCTGCAAATATTTTGCAAATGTTTTCATCCATAGAATCAAACACAGAGATCGTTAAAGACGATTCCGGCAACATTTATTGGCCTCAATTCAACTTCAATAACATAGGCAATATGCTTCCTGGTAAAGGCTATCAGGTGAAGATGATTAGTGCGGATACTTTGGTATATCCGGCTAATTGA
- a CDS encoding tetratricopeptide repeat protein, translated as MKYSLQILSIIAFLMLSCNQKSQKEIDIENITKLEETIYSDSLKKIDIELANKLMLSYSLFSENHKDDKNSAEYLFKAGEIAMNLNMSKPAISYFNKVSNQYPTFEKAPTCIFLQAFIFENQLNDNEKAKKLYEAFIEKNPDHILTKDAKASLKNLGKSLEEIIKEFETKANNE; from the coding sequence ATGAAATACTCACTCCAAATACTGTCCATAATTGCATTCTTGATGCTATCCTGTAATCAAAAATCGCAGAAAGAGATTGATATTGAAAATATCACTAAACTTGAAGAAACCATTTATTCAGATAGCCTGAAAAAAATAGATATTGAACTTGCAAATAAACTTATGCTATCATATTCTTTATTTTCAGAAAACCACAAGGATGATAAAAACTCAGCAGAATACTTATTCAAAGCGGGCGAAATTGCAATGAATTTAAATATGTCGAAACCTGCAATCTCATACTTTAATAAAGTTTCGAACCAATACCCAACTTTTGAAAAGGCTCCGACTTGCATTTTTTTACAAGCTTTTATTTTTGAAAATCAATTGAATGACAATGAAAAAGCAAAGAAATTGTATGAAGCATTTATCGAAAAAAATCCTGATCATATTTTAACAAAAGATGCTAAAGCTTCATTAAAAAACCTTGGAAAAAGCCTTGAAGAAATAATTAAGGAATTTGAAACAAAAGCTAACAACGAATAA
- the def gene encoding peptide deformylase, whose product MILPIVAYGSKVLRETTVEIEENYPNLDSLIKNLKETMIHADGVGLAAPQVNLGIRLFVVDASPLSKEDETLEGFSKVFINPIILEEKGEPWAYNEGCLSLPGIREEVKRKPKIRIEYYDENWDLKEEIYEGIKARIIQHEYDHLEGYVLTDRLQPLKKRILKGKLASISKGKVSTDYKMKFPNRK is encoded by the coding sequence ATGATATTACCAATAGTAGCTTATGGTTCAAAAGTTCTTCGAGAGACCACAGTTGAGATTGAAGAGAATTATCCAAATTTGGATTCTCTCATTAAGAACTTGAAGGAAACCATGATACATGCAGACGGAGTAGGATTAGCAGCTCCGCAAGTTAATTTAGGCATCAGGCTTTTTGTTGTAGATGCAAGCCCACTATCGAAAGAAGACGAAACACTGGAAGGTTTCAGTAAGGTATTTATTAATCCTATAATTCTTGAGGAGAAAGGCGAGCCGTGGGCATACAACGAAGGTTGTTTAAGTTTGCCCGGAATAAGAGAAGAGGTGAAAAGAAAACCCAAAATTAGAATTGAATATTATGATGAGAATTGGGACTTAAAAGAAGAAATTTACGAAGGAATTAAAGCCAGGATTATTCAGCATGAATATGACCACCTTGAGGGATACGTATTGACCGATAGGTTACAACCACTTAAAAAAAGAATTTTGAAAGGAAAACTTGCTTCAATTTCAAAAGGGAAAGTTAGTACTGATTATAAAATGAAATTCCCGAACAGGAAATAA
- a CDS encoding cysteine desulfurase, with protein sequence MHIYFDNAASTKVDEEVLKLMYELQKTNFGNPSSIHHFGRNAKSLIEKSRRTIANYFSAAPSEIFFTSGGTEAINMAISACVNSLKITKVITSKLEHQAVLQCLESYEKMGLIELNYLNFDEKANLNFDELNEFLSKNPNSLVALMHLNNEISNLLPIKKVSKICKKHKAIFLSDTVQSIGHYQLNLETIEIDFIVGSAHKFHGPKGVGFIYVNNNMNIKPLIIGGAQERNMRAGTENVIGIAGMAKALEIAYEDFEKNAKYISGLKNYFVERIKKEFLDCSFLGESEEKGAFTILNVVFPKTEKSEMLMINLDIDGIAVSEGSACTSGSSVRSHVVEALGLDENKQALRFSFSKFNTMEEIDICIDSLKKYLSA encoded by the coding sequence ATGCACATTTATTTCGACAATGCGGCTTCTACAAAAGTTGATGAAGAAGTGTTGAAGCTGATGTATGAGCTTCAAAAAACAAATTTTGGAAATCCTTCATCTATTCATCATTTTGGTAGAAATGCAAAATCTTTGATCGAAAAGTCGCGGCGCACTATTGCTAATTATTTTAGTGCTGCTCCTTCCGAAATATTTTTTACTTCCGGCGGTACCGAAGCAATAAATATGGCAATTTCAGCTTGTGTAAATTCATTAAAAATAACTAAAGTAATTACTTCAAAATTAGAGCATCAAGCTGTTTTGCAATGCCTTGAATCCTATGAAAAGATGGGATTAATTGAATTAAACTATTTGAATTTTGACGAAAAAGCTAATCTGAATTTCGACGAACTTAACGAATTTTTGAGCAAAAATCCGAATTCTCTCGTTGCTTTAATGCACCTAAACAATGAAATTTCAAACCTTTTACCAATAAAAAAGGTTAGTAAAATTTGCAAAAAGCATAAGGCAATATTCTTGTCAGATACAGTTCAATCTATTGGACATTACCAATTAAATTTGGAAACCATAGAAATTGATTTTATTGTTGGCTCTGCCCATAAGTTCCATGGGCCGAAAGGAGTTGGCTTTATTTATGTCAATAATAATATGAATATAAAGCCATTAATTATTGGTGGTGCTCAGGAACGAAATATGCGTGCCGGCACAGAAAATGTAATTGGAATTGCAGGAATGGCAAAAGCTCTGGAAATTGCATATGAAGATTTTGAAAAAAATGCAAAATATATCAGCGGACTTAAAAACTATTTTGTAGAAAGGATTAAAAAAGAATTTCTTGATTGTAGCTTTCTTGGCGAAAGTGAGGAGAAAGGAGCATTTACAATCTTAAATGTAGTTTTTCCGAAAACAGAAAAATCTGAAATGCTTATGATAAATCTTGATATTGATGGCATTGCAGTTTCCGAAGGTAGTGCATGCACATCGGGCTCAAGCGTTCGTTCACATGTTGTTGAAGCACTCGGGCTCGATGAAAATAAACAAGCATTAAGATTTTCTTTTAGCAAATTCAATACTATGGAGGAGATTGATATTTGCATAGACTCCTTGAAAAAATATCTTTCAGCTTAA
- a CDS encoding DNA polymerase III subunit alpha produces MYLNCHSYYSLRYGTMSIEKLVDEAIENKIDSLALTDINNSMGIIDFVKTCYEKKIKPIAGIEFRNSNEHLYFGIAKNNEGFRELNEFLSYHNFQKKKLPHVAPFFDNAFIIYPFGKKVVKELKENEFIGIQANETNKLFSSELKKHQSKLIIKQTVNFCNEQDFQVHSHLRAIDNNILLSQLLPEHIAHPQDQILPQSILLNHFKNYPDIIRNTENLMDNCSFEFDFNRSRNKKTYTDSVYNDKILLKKQTLNGMKYRYGEKNELAKNRINHELKIIDMLGFSAYFLITWDIIRFSMSKGFYHVGRGSGANSIVAYCLKITDVDPIELDLYFERFINPKRTSPPDFDIDYSWKDRNNVTKYIFDKYGLEHTALLGVTTTFKSKSILRELGKVYGLPKQEIDSLVENPDNPINQNEYTQNIFNIGKQMANFPNIRSIHAGGIIISEKPLSYYTAVDMPPKGYPTTQWDMYVAEDIGFEKLDILSQRGIGHIRESVEIVHQNQGIDIDVHQVEKFKKDPKIKKLLQTGETNGCFYVESPAMRGLLKKLRCDNYLSLVAASSIIRPGVARSGMMREYIQRFHKPNSFEYIHPVMKEQLSETYGVMVYQEDVLKICHHFAGLDLADADVLRRAMSGKSRSKKEFQLIVDKFFANCKMRGYSYDITKEVWRQIESFAGYSFSKAHSASYAVESYQSLFLKAYFPIEFMVAVINNHGGFYRTWVYFNEAKRWGAEINLPCVNNSNYSTTIIEKNIYIGFVHIANLEYKIGKAIEKERKTNGDFIGLKDFLKRVSCSLEQIIILIKIGSFRFTKHNKTQLLWEVHFLLNKKGSGIKPGLLFYTEEKKFELPILEYNILEDAYDEIEYIGFPVSVSYFDLLKTKFRGEINSSQLAESIGKKVKMLGQLVTIKYVYTKKREIMHFATFIDVQGEFFDTVHFPDSLKNYPFRGNGMYLILGEITHEFDFPSITVEKLAKMPIKSDPRYE; encoded by the coding sequence TTGTATCTAAATTGCCATTCATACTACAGTTTGCGATATGGAACCATGTCGATAGAAAAGCTTGTTGATGAAGCAATAGAAAACAAAATTGACAGTCTTGCCCTTACAGATATAAATAACTCGATGGGCATAATTGACTTTGTAAAAACCTGTTACGAAAAAAAAATTAAGCCAATAGCAGGAATAGAATTTAGGAATTCTAATGAGCATCTATATTTTGGCATCGCAAAAAACAATGAAGGTTTCCGAGAGCTTAACGAATTTTTGAGTTACCATAATTTTCAAAAAAAGAAACTTCCTCATGTAGCTCCATTTTTTGATAATGCTTTCATAATTTACCCATTTGGGAAAAAAGTAGTAAAAGAGTTGAAAGAAAATGAGTTTATCGGAATTCAAGCAAACGAAACTAATAAACTTTTTTCATCGGAGCTAAAAAAGCATCAATCGAAACTTATTATAAAACAAACAGTTAATTTTTGTAATGAGCAAGATTTCCAGGTCCACTCGCACCTTCGAGCAATCGACAACAATATTCTTTTGAGCCAGCTTTTGCCAGAACACATTGCTCATCCACAAGACCAAATTCTACCACAAAGCATTTTATTAAATCACTTCAAAAACTATCCTGACATAATCAGAAATACTGAAAATCTCATGGATAATTGTTCTTTTGAATTTGATTTCAATAGATCACGAAACAAAAAAACCTATACAGATAGTGTTTATAACGACAAAATTCTTTTAAAAAAACAAACTTTAAATGGAATGAAATATCGTTATGGTGAAAAAAATGAGCTCGCAAAAAACCGCATCAATCATGAATTGAAAATAATCGACATGCTCGGATTTTCAGCATATTTTCTTATCACATGGGATATTATACGTTTTTCTATGTCGAAAGGATTTTACCATGTAGGTAGAGGAAGCGGTGCAAATAGTATTGTTGCTTATTGCCTGAAAATTACCGATGTAGATCCTATTGAATTAGATTTATATTTCGAACGATTTATCAATCCTAAACGAACAAGTCCGCCCGATTTCGACATAGATTATTCATGGAAAGATCGTAATAATGTTACGAAATATATTTTCGACAAATATGGTTTAGAACACACTGCTCTGTTAGGGGTAACAACAACTTTTAAGTCGAAATCTATACTTCGTGAACTCGGAAAAGTATATGGTCTTCCAAAACAAGAAATTGATAGTTTGGTCGAAAATCCCGATAATCCAATAAATCAGAACGAATACACTCAAAACATTTTTAATATTGGAAAACAAATGGCAAACTTTCCAAATATTAGAAGTATTCACGCCGGAGGTATTATCATTTCTGAAAAACCCCTCTCCTATTACACAGCAGTTGACATGCCTCCAAAAGGTTATCCTACAACACAATGGGACATGTATGTAGCCGAAGATATTGGCTTTGAAAAACTTGATATTTTAAGCCAGAGAGGTATTGGCCATATTCGCGAAAGTGTAGAAATAGTACACCAAAACCAAGGAATTGACATTGATGTACACCAAGTTGAAAAATTTAAAAAAGATCCAAAAATAAAAAAGCTCTTACAGACGGGCGAAACGAATGGTTGTTTTTACGTTGAAAGCCCTGCCATGCGTGGATTGTTGAAAAAACTTAGATGCGATAATTATTTGAGCCTTGTTGCTGCAAGCTCAATTATTCGTCCAGGTGTCGCTCGTTCAGGCATGATGCGTGAATATATTCAAAGATTTCATAAACCAAATAGTTTTGAATATATCCATCCTGTGATGAAAGAACAACTATCTGAAACTTATGGAGTTATGGTTTATCAAGAAGATGTTCTGAAAATATGCCATCACTTTGCAGGATTAGATTTGGCAGATGCAGATGTTCTGCGAAGGGCTATGAGCGGAAAATCTCGTTCGAAAAAAGAATTTCAATTAATTGTTGATAAGTTTTTTGCAAACTGCAAAATGCGAGGATATTCCTACGATATCACAAAAGAGGTGTGGCGACAAATAGAATCATTTGCGGGATATTCGTTTTCAAAAGCACATTCGGCATCCTATGCTGTTGAGAGTTACCAGAGTCTATTTTTGAAAGCATATTTCCCTATAGAATTTATGGTAGCTGTGATAAATAATCATGGCGGATTTTACAGAACTTGGGTATATTTCAATGAAGCCAAGCGTTGGGGTGCCGAAATAAATCTTCCATGTGTGAATAACAGTAATTATTCCACTACAATCATCGAAAAAAATATCTATATTGGTTTTGTGCATATTGCCAATTTAGAATATAAAATAGGTAAAGCAATTGAAAAAGAACGAAAAACAAATGGCGATTTCATAGGACTAAAAGATTTTTTGAAAAGAGTATCATGCTCGCTCGAACAAATAATTATTCTCATTAAAATTGGCTCTTTCCGATTTACAAAACACAACAAAACCCAACTCTTGTGGGAGGTTCATTTTTTGCTAAACAAAAAGGGTTCAGGAATAAAACCCGGCTTGCTGTTTTATACCGAAGAGAAAAAATTTGAACTTCCTATATTAGAATATAATATTTTGGAAGATGCCTACGATGAAATAGAATATATAGGATTTCCAGTGAGTGTTTCGTATTTCGATTTATTAAAAACTAAATTTCGAGGTGAAATTAACTCCAGCCAATTAGCCGAAAGTATTGGCAAAAAAGTCAAAATGTTAGGACAATTAGTTACAATCAAATATGTTTACACAAAAAAAAGGGAAATAATGCACTTTGCTACCTTCATTGATGTACAAGGAGAATTTTTTGATACAGTTCACTTTCCAGACTCACTAAAAAACTATCCCTTTCGGGGAAATGGTATGTATTTAATTTTAGGAGAAATTACACACGAATTTGATTTCCCAAGCATTACAGTAGAAAAACTTGCTAAAATGCCAATTAAGTCTGATCCGAGATATGAATAA